A part of Acropora palmata chromosome 6, jaAcrPala1.3, whole genome shotgun sequence genomic DNA contains:
- the LOC141883442 gene encoding uncharacterized protein LOC141883442, producing the protein MKSQLGIDDIVKSVAALTELVNRKVDNSADTEVGLKRAKLVAGRSFSISSPPEGSEPSTSAVEKSFTTDTEMAELGYILPSICEDTEVFGPPVSDMIANIVNANCMTKPLEDKVKEIHSRYQTPRNCEFLGVPKVNKELWFDLSKPVRMKDQALQDVQKNIVKANQALVVTLERVIKAEDKKEKIDPSTILPQLSDMLNVLGNAFFLTSLKRRDELRPHINKSFQSVCSKSTKITTLLFGDDLAKQIKDISEVNKISRKVSCSSRDSRSNGSRTDGKTVTFSTRGKKGPFLGFRRGSSGGGRIPYSRPSSSSPSTSRTNKDKA; encoded by the coding sequence atgaaaagtcAACTGGGTATCGACGACATTGTGAAGTCCGTCGCAGCTTTGACGGAGCTAGTGAACAGAAAGGTCGACAATTCTGCCGACACCGAAGTAGGCCTCAAACGGGCTAAGCTCGTGGCCGGTcgttcattttcaatttcgagCCCACCCGAAGGGTCGGAGCCGAGTACAAGTGCCGTAGAAAAATCCTTTACTACGGATACTGAAATGGCGGAGCTTGGGTACATCTTGCCGTCTATTTGTGAGGATACCGAAGTTTTCGGCCCTCCAGTTAGCGACATGATTGCTAACATAGTCAACGCAAATTGCATGACAAAACCTCTGGAAGACAAGGTCAAGGAGATCCATAGCAGGTACCAGACTCCAAGAAACTGTGAATTCCTCGGAGTCCCTAAAGTTAACAAAGAACTCTGGTTTGATTTGTCTAAACCGGTTCGTATGAAAGACCAAGCCCTGCAAGATGTTCAAAAGAATATCGTTAAAGCCAATCAAGCTCTTGTGGTGACTCTCGAGCGTGTCATTAAGGCAGAGgataaaaaggagaaaattgaTCCTTCTACTATCCTTCCCCAGCTTTCAGATATGTTGAATGTTTTGGGGAATGCCTTTTTTCTGACCTCTTTAAAGAGGAGGGATGAGCTAAGGCCTCATATTAATAAAAGCTTTCAGTCAGTGTGTTCAAAATCTACAAAGATAACAACACTCCTTTTCGGCGATGACCTTGCCAAACAGATTAAGGATATTAGTGAggtcaacaaaatttcaaggaaagtCTCCTGCTCAAGTCGTGATTCACGTTCAAATGGCTCTCGCACAGATGGGAAAACTGTTACTTTCAGTACGCGAGGAAAGAAGGGTCCTTTTTTAGGATTCCGCCGAGGTTCGTCCGGAGGAGGCCGCATACCCTACTCACGTCCCAGTTCCAGCAGCCCATCAACAAGCAGGACAAACAAGGACAAGGCGTGA
- the LOC141883692 gene encoding ATPase family AAA domain-containing protein 3-like: MSWLFGVNKPPPPGEGPPLIPEPPGGGDGSSDGGGKAETSEGKPAPVWRSFDPSGLERAAKAARELEKSDHSKEALEMARLQETSKQLEHQRKIKEFEANIEALQLDKTRVEQEEKRKTLATETQQHQQRAQYQDQLARKRYDDQLVQQRRMNEESLAKQEESVKKQEAMKRGTIEYEAHLKHENEMKRLEAELRGKAKIERENRDIKLEKIRVKAAEQRETVLQSIKTAGSILGTGFDAFISDWDKISATAAGLTLLALGIYTAKYGTGVGARFIEARLGKPSLVRDTSRLNVFGAARHPIQTFRRLFVNYEDSLQGIILKPSLETRLQEVSKATANTKKNKGFYRNLLFYGPPGTGKTMFAKSLAKHSGMDYGIMTGGDIVPMGKEGVSAMHKVFDWAQTSRRGLLLFVDEADAFLRKRNQEKMSEDLRSTLNAFLYRTGESSRKFMLVLASNQPDQFDWAINDRLDEMVEFALPSLEERVRLVRQYFDEHVLKPATTGSRTSRLKIANFDFNVKCKRIAEATEGLSGREISKIAIAWQASAYGSADGVLTEEMMDARVDEAVRQHKQKVEWHGGSEQSSETSATTQKNTKESTR; this comes from the exons ATGTCTTGGTTATTCGGAGTCAACAAGCCTCCTCCGCCAGGAGAGGGACCTCCATTAATCCCAGAGCCGCCAGGGGGTGGGGATGGTAGCAGTGATGGCGGAGGCAAAGCTGAAACATCAGAAGGCAAACCTGCACCGGTATGGAGAAGTTTTGATCCCTCAGGGCTGGAAAGAGCTGCCAAGGCAGCAAGGGAGCTGGAAAAATCAG ATCATTCAAAGGAAGCCTTGGAGATGGCACGACTACAGgaaacatcaaaacaattGGAGCACCAGCGCAAGATTAag gaGTTTGAAGCAAATATTGAAGCGCTGCAATTGGACAAAACTCGCGTTGAacaagaagagaagagaaaaacCTTGGCAACAGAAACACAGCAGCATCAACAG CGTGCTCAATATCAGGATCAACTGGCAAGAAAGCGTTATGATGACCAACTTGTTCAGCAG CGTCGTATGAATGAAGAGAGCCTGGCTAAACAAGAGGAATCAGTCAAGAAGCAAGAAGCCATGAAAAGAG GCACAATTGAATATGAAGCTCatttaaaacatgaaaatgagaTGAAAAGACTTGAAGCTGAACTACGTGGAAA agcaAAGATAGAGCGTGAAAATAGGGACATTAAGCTAGAGAAGATCAGGGTGAAAGCAGCTGAGCAACGGGAAACTGTGTTGCAGTCAATTAA gACTGCAGGAAGCATTCTTGGCACAGGATTTGATGCTTTCATCTCAGATTGGGATAAAATTTCTGCCACT GCTGCTGGATTGACCCTCCTCGCCCTCGGTATTTACACAGCTAAATATGGAACCGGAGTTGGTGCCAG ATTTATAGAAGCGCGTTTAGGAAAGCCAAGTCTTGTGCGGGATACATCACGGCTCAATGTCTTTGGAGCAGCGAGACATCCTATTCAG ACTTTTAGGCGTCTTTTTGTCAATTATGAAGACTCTTTGCAGGGGATCATTTTAAAG CCTTCACTTGAAACGCGACTCCAGGAAGTAAGCAAAGCCACTGCTAACACAAAGAAGAATAAAGGATTTTACagaaatttgttattttacgGGCCACCGGGGACTGGGAAAACCATGTTTGCAAAG AGCCTTGCAAAGCATTCTGGAATGGACTATGGCATCATGACAGGAGGAGATATCGTGCCAATGGGGAAGGAAGGCGTCTCTGCAATGCACAAAGTCTTTGATTGGGCGCAGACATCAAGAAGAGG ACTTCTACTTTTCGTTGATGAAGCAGACGCTTTCTTGCGAAAACGAAATCAG GAAAAAATGAGTGAAGATCTTCGAAGTACTCTCAACGCTTTTCTCTATAGAACTGGAGAATCATCCCGCAA GTTCATGTTGGTTCTGGCCAGTAACCAGCCAGACCAGTTTGACTGGGCTATCAATGACAGGTTGGACGAGATGGTCGAGTTTGCTTTGCCGTCGTTAGAGGAAAGAGTTAGACTGGTTCGACAGTATTTTGATGAACATGTGTTGAAGCCGGCCACAACGGGATCTCGAACAAG TCGGTTAAAGATTGCGAACTTTGACTTTAACGTAAAATGCAAGCGAATAGCTGAAGCAACGGAAGGACTTTCGGGGCGAGAAATCTCTAAGATAGCAATTGCCTGGCAG GCCAGTGCTTACGGCTCCGCCGACGGTGTTCTGACAGAAGAGATGATGGACGCGAGGGTTGACGAAGCGGTTCGACAACACAAACAGAAAGTTGAATGGCACGGTGGCAGCGAACAATCCAGCGAGACAAGTGCAACGACACAGAAGAATACAAAAGAGAGCACTAGGTAG
- the LOC141883694 gene encoding vesicle-associated membrane protein 3-like → MSNKRLQQTQAQVDEVVDIMKVNVDKVLERDAKLSELDSRADQLQAGASQFEHSAARLKRKMWWQNCKMWIILIVVIAVIIAAIVIWVVVNKKTSDNSKSTSPQPTTKP, encoded by the exons at gtcGAACAAAAGGTTACAGCAAACGCAAGCTCAAGTGGATGAG GTTGTAGATATCATGAAGGTTAATGTCGATAAAGTCTTAGAGAGAGATGCTAAGTTATCAGAGCTCGATTCTCGTGCTG ATCAGTTGCAAGCTGGTGCCTCACAGTTTGAGCACAGTGCTGCCAGGTTGAAGCGCAAAATGTGGTGGCAAAATTGCAAG ATGTGGATCATTCTTATTGTTGTGATTGCTGTAATAATTGCTGCCATTGTCA TTTGGGTGgtagtaaataaaaaaacttcAGACAACTCAAAAAGTACATCCCCCCAACCCACAACCAAGCCATAG